The following proteins are co-located in the Dromiciops gliroides isolate mDroGli1 chromosome 2, mDroGli1.pri, whole genome shotgun sequence genome:
- the PATL2 gene encoding protein PAT1 homolog 2, with protein MARCSENLIDSQTVLEDYFLDNEILPMEEMAVGAVNPFGKMDCSTDSNLMEQGPGKPFGLQIPEEASRSHKEEDTEEEEEEKQQEKEENELGDPAVLSAIHGAQKGHKGSPGLNTSNVLGMSPVSLHFLCQTMDYLSPISFPATFPSASSPTRHFGPQLPSQDPSLFYSPPASWPLMFSLPSHLTQLHPQHQRILQKQQQEQRRRDHKHQSPHAGKPWSQKPDPYAGLMNQKEKDWVIKVQMVQLQSENPQLDDYYYQEYYQKLERKQADEELLGRKGRLESKLETPYIQKAETYESVVRFEGSLGQVAVSTCFGPRRAIDAVPHGSQEQDTDIYNQKLQVLYRIEKMFLQLLKLEENQKGMPAKSYFYELQSKQLEKIYQALKNGDQDDSEEAANGFLQVLSVRKGKVLVARLLLLLPRDQAVHLVLSITNHLPFLIRRDTADQALHMLFKPLGKCITLLAFSELLQGLQGLMVLPPGSQERPITVVLQNQFGISLLYSLLSHGEQLVSLNYSLKQHSSSDLATWTDMVVLIAWEISHMSTASLAEPLVVPSNLLSLFCRYVDKQIVQQLEARMDYAPLATDLTCLGKLSCAPTYQSVRAEVEEGKIH; from the exons ATGGCCAGATGTAGCGAAAACCTCATTGATAGCCAGACT GTCTTAGAGGATTACTTTTTGGATAATGAGATTCTGCCTATGGAAGAGATGGCAGTTGGGGCAGTCAACCCATTTGGCAAAATGGATTGCAGCACAG ACTCAAACTTAATGGAGCAAGGACCAGGCAAACCTTTTGGTCTGCAGATCCCTGAGGAGGCTAGCAGAAGTCACAAGGAAGAGGACAccgaggaggaagaggaggaaaaacagcaagaaaaggaagagaatgagttGGGAGATCCAGCAGTGCTCAGTGCCATCCATGGTGCCCAG aaAGGACACAAGGGCTCTCCAGGACTCAACACCTCCAATGTGCTTGGGATGTCTCCAGTATCCTTGCACTTTCTGTGTCAG ACAATGGATTATTTGTCTCCAATCTCTTTCCCGGCTACATTTCCAAGTGCCAGTTCCCCCACACGACACTTTGGACCTCAGCTGCCCTCACAAGACCCATCTCTCTTCTATAGTCCACCAGCATCATGGCCCCTGATGTTCAG TCTACCCAGTCACCTGACCCAGCTGCATCCCCAGCACCAACGGATCTTGCAGAAACAGCAGCAGGAACAACGGCGGCGTGATCATAAACACCAGAG tCCCCATGCTGGGAAACCGTGGTCCCAGAAGCCAGATCCCTATGCTGGTCTCATGAATCAAAAGGAGAAAGACTGGGTGATCAAGGTACAGATGGTTCAGCTGCAAAGTGAGAACCCCCAGCTGGATGACTACTACTACCAG GAGTATTACCAAAAGCTAGAGAGAAAACAGGCAGATGAGGAGCTGCTTGGGCGAAAGGGCAGACTGGAATCAAAGTTGGAGACACCTTACATTCAGAAGGCAGAGACCTATGAATCAG tggttCGATTCGAAGGTTCCCTAGGCCAGGTGGCGGTCTCTACTTGTTTTGGTCCCCGCCGAGCCATTGATGCAGTGCCACATGGTTCACAGGAACAG GATACAGATATATATAATCAGAAGCTTCAAGTACTATATCGGATCGAGAAG ATGTTCCTTCAGTTGTTGAAATTGGAGGAGAATCAGAAGGGCATGCCAGCAAAGTCCTATTTCTATGAGTTGCAGAGCAAACAGCTAGAAAAGATCTACCAGGCCTTGAAGAATGGTGATCAGGACGATTCAGA GGAGGCAGCAAATGGATTCCTACAAGTACTATCAGTGAGGAAAGGCAAAGTCCTTGTAGCCCGGTTACTACTACTTCTTCCACGGGATCAGGCAGTCCACCTCGTCCTATCAATCACCAATCACTTGCCCTTCCTAATTCGAAGGGATACAGCTGATCAG GCTCTACATATGTTGTTCAAGCCCCTGGGAAAGTGCATCACTCTCTTGGCCTTTAGTGAGCTTCTTCAAGGACTTCAGGGACTGATGGTGCTACCACCTGGATCCCAAGAGCGGCCAATTACAGTAGTCCTTCAGAACCAG TTTGGGATCTCCTTGCTCTATTCACTCCTGAGCCACGGGGAACAGCTGGTGTCCTTGAATTATTCCCTGAAGCAGCACAGCAGCAGTGATCTAGCAACTTG gaCAGACATGGTGGTCCTGATTGCCTGGGAGATATCCCACATGTCCACAGCTTCTCTGGCAGAGCCACTTGTTGTCCCCAGCAACCTCCTCTCCCTGTTCTGCCGTTATGTGGACAAACAAATAGTACAGCAATTAGAAGCCAGAATGGA ctATGCCCCCTTGGCTACCGACCTGACTTGTTTGGGGAAATTATCCTGCGCACCTACATACCAGTCTGTTAGGGCTGAAGTAGAAGAAGGAAAAATTCACTGA